The DNA sequence GATGGGCAATGATGAGCCGTCTGACCCAGAAATTCCGCACTGCCGCCGATGCCCTTCTCAATTACCGCAGCCTGCCGCTGCTCAGTTCCATTCTGTTCATTCTTATCCTCTGCGGGACAATCTATATAATCTATCAGAATGCCGGCATCATGCGCGACCGCATCAATGAGGATTTCAATCAACAGCAATTAATATTGGCGCGCCAGGCAAGCGGACAGGTCAGCGTCATTCTTCATGATATTGAGCTGGAAATCGACGGTCTGGCGCGGAAAATCGCCCGCTTTCCCGACCCGGGTGATATCCAGACTGTCTTCAATGAAGCGGCCAGCCGTATGCGCAATAAGGGACTGCTTGAGCTGGGTCTGGCGGACAGCACCCGTAAACTGATACAGGTGACCTCTACCGATACCGCCGCTCAACTTGAAGAAACCCGATTGTTTCGCGACTGTGTCGATATGGGGACAGAGAAAACTTCACTGGGGCAATTGTATGTCGAAACGCTGTCGGAAAATTACTCCCTTATAACCGGCGTGATCTGCAAGATGATTGTCACCCTTGCCGGCAGACAATTTCTATATGCCCAAATTGATGTGTCCCGGCTGGTCACCGGTGTGACTCAGGAAATCCGTTCCGGGAAAACCGGCTATGCCTGGGTAATTGATGAAACCGGCATGTTCATCTATCATCCAGAGCGGGAGTTTATCGGCAAGAACGCTTTCACCGCCCGCTACCAGCGCAAACCATATGTCAGCTTTACGCAAATAAATGATATCATGCGCAACCAGATGCTGAAGGGTGAGGAAGGCACCGGCATCTATGAAAGCGGCTGGCATCGGGGAATCGAAGGGCAGATAACCAAACTTATCGCTTTTACACCAATCAAGAGCGGAATTCTAAGCAAGAGCCAGGTCTGGTCGGTCGCGGTGGCCGCGCCTACATCGGAAATCGCCGGCGCTGTCCGGGGAGTCTATATCCGCCATTTTGCCGCCGAAGCCGCCATCATTGCGGCCATGCTTCTTTTCGGCGTGGTGGTCGTGATTTATCAACAAAGAATCTCTCATGCGCTTAAGGAACGGGTCAGCCAGCAGGAAGAATTTATCTCCAGCATCCTGCAGAACTCCGTTGACGCCATCATCTTCATCGACAATGACAATCGCGTCAAAGTCTGGAACCGCGGCGCCGAAATCATTTTCGGATATACCGCCAAAGAGATGATTGGTCAGACCTTCCATCGTCTCGTGCCGCCCGATATTGATGCCGATGAAGAACTTCTCAGCATCCAGGAAGAAGTCACCCGGCAGGGTTATATCCGCAATTATCGGGCGCAGCGAATGACCAAAGACGGCAAGAGAATCACTATCGACCTCTCCCGCACCATAATCCGTTCCCCGCACGGCGAAATCTTGGGAAGCACCGCTATCATAAAAGATGTCACCGAAAAAATGGAATTGGAGCAGCGTATTTACAACACCGAGAAACTGGCCTCGATTGGAATTCTTGCGGCCGGCGTGGCGCACGAAATCAACAATCCCCTTGCCGTGATTCTTGGATTCACCGACCTCCTCCTGGAAAGATTTCAGCCCGGGACTCAGGAATATGAAGACCTTAAAATGATTGAAGCCAATGCCAATCAGGCAAAAAAGACGGTGGAAAATATGCTCGGTTTTGCCCGCATAACGGAAGGGCTGGAAGAGTTCGTCGACGTCGACCAGGCCCTGAATACGGTCATCAAGATTGTGCGCAACACCCTTATGACTAAGAAAGTGGAGGTCGCGCTGCATATTCCGGTCAGTCTACCCAAAGTCAGGTGCGACTCGCGAGAATTTCAGCAGGTCATTTTCAATCTCATAAATAATTCTTTTGCCGCTATGGAACCGGGTGGCGGCAAATTGACCATCTCGGTGCGCAGGCAGGAGGATTCCGTCCAGATTGCGGTGGAAGACACCGGCAAAGGGATTCCCGACAAAATAAAACCGCGCATCTTTGACCCTTTCTTTACAACCAAGAAGGTCGGAGAAGGAACCGGTCTGGGGCTTTCTTTATGCTATGGAATTATCAAGAAATATGGAGGGAAAATCGAATTCTCTTCGACCTGCCGCGAGGATAACCCCCAACGGCCCAGCGGCACCAAATTTGTCATCTCGCTTCCGGTTCATGATACCGGCGAATCTTTAGAGGAGTCATAATTATGAAGCAGAGAATACTTGCGGTTGATGATGAACTGCATATGTTGAAATTGCTGGAAAGAATTATCGGCGAAAAAACCGCCTATCAGATTCAGACCACCAATAATGCGCTGGAAGTTCCCCCGCTTCTGACCAGAGAGAGCTTCGACATCATTATTACCGACCTCAAGATGCCGGGGATGGACGGCATTGACCTTCTCAAACATATTAAAGAGAAAAATATAGACTCGGAAGTAATCATCATTACCGCTTTCGGTTCCATGGAGAGCGCTATTGAGGCGCTTGCCCGGGGAGCCTTTGATTATATCACCAAACCGTTCAAGAAAGAGCAGATTATATTCACCGTTGACCGCGCCATGAAATTCCAGCAGTTGAAAAGAGAAAACAAACGCTTCACGGATATGCTCAACCTGGAGCCGTTCGCCCAGGCCGCGGCAAGGTTTAAGCGGGAATACTTAAGCCGGTTGAAAGAGCGCTGCGGCGAGCAGTCGCCGGAGTTGGCCTCCCGCTCCGGTCTCA is a window from the Candidatus Zixiibacteriota bacterium genome containing:
- a CDS encoding response regulator, encoding MKQRILAVDDELHMLKLLERIIGEKTAYQIQTTNNALEVPPLLTRESFDIIITDLKMPGMDGIDLLKHIKEKNIDSEVIIITAFGSMESAIEALARGAFDYITKPFKKEQIIFTVDRAMKFQQLKRENKRFTDMLNLEPFAQAAARFKREYLSRLKERCGEQSPELASRSGLSPDEIAAFLKNA
- a CDS encoding ATP-binding protein yields the protein WAMMSRLTQKFRTAADALLNYRSLPLLSSILFILILCGTIYIIYQNAGIMRDRINEDFNQQQLILARQASGQVSVILHDIELEIDGLARKIARFPDPGDIQTVFNEAASRMRNKGLLELGLADSTRKLIQVTSTDTAAQLEETRLFRDCVDMGTEKTSLGQLYVETLSENYSLITGVICKMIVTLAGRQFLYAQIDVSRLVTGVTQEIRSGKTGYAWVIDETGMFIYHPEREFIGKNAFTARYQRKPYVSFTQINDIMRNQMLKGEEGTGIYESGWHRGIEGQITKLIAFTPIKSGILSKSQVWSVAVAAPTSEIAGAVRGVYIRHFAAEAAIIAAMLLFGVVVVIYQQRISHALKERVSQQEEFISSILQNSVDAIIFIDNDNRVKVWNRGAEIIFGYTAKEMIGQTFHRLVPPDIDADEELLSIQEEVTRQGYIRNYRAQRMTKDGKRITIDLSRTIIRSPHGEILGSTAIIKDVTEKMELEQRIYNTEKLASIGILAAGVAHEINNPLAVILGFTDLLLERFQPGTQEYEDLKMIEANANQAKKTVENMLGFARITEGLEEFVDVDQALNTVIKIVRNTLMTKKVEVALHIPVSLPKVRCDSREFQQVIFNLINNSFAAMEPGGGKLTISVRRQEDSVQIAVEDTGKGIPDKIKPRIFDPFFTTKKVGEGTGLGLSLCYGIIKKYGGKIEFSSTCREDNPQRPSGTKFVISLPVHDTGESLEES